In the Ctenopharyngodon idella isolate HZGC_01 chromosome 21, HZGC01, whole genome shotgun sequence genome, tgaaagaaaaccCTGTCAATACAGAAAACATTACAAAGATCAACTGTTTCAAATAGAATAAAATTGGTGACATAAACCGAAGTTTCCTTTAAACAACATTAACGGTGATCATACATTTGCGCTCCTTTCTACAAATGAAGAAGTCCACAAATATAACAACTATCCAGAATCGGGTTGAGTCTTTAAATGACTTTACAGATGCACTGGTGAACGCTAACACCATGCAAAGTCCCCCAAAACCATCCtaactttacattttattttcatttttaatagaaTGATTGAATATATCACAAGTCCAGTGTTCTCAGATTGGTTTAGGCAGAGATGTGACTTCCTCCAGACACTCATCATAGGCTTCTTTATATTCATCATGCGGTTTGATCATGATAACACAGGTGGGACGTTTGGATCCTGCTGAGGAGCCCAAATCCTACAGAAAGACGAATACAAACACATGAGTATAGTAACTCTGTACATTCAATTTGATTTAGAAAGGCAAATATAATATCATATACACTTCTGAACTTACAACTTTAGATGGAACATAAGCATAAGGCAGGCTTCGGTCTTCACACATGATTGGTAAATGGCAATACACCTCGATGGGAAGAGTGTCTCCAGCAAAAACCACAATACTAGAAGATGACagaaaatagtgttaaaataactaCTACTTTAGTGTGGACTGCTCAACCAGAGACCATACTAAATACTAAAACATGAGGAAACTAAAGCTCATCTTACCCAGTCTCTCCTTTGTTGATAAACTTCTGTACCTCTTTTACTCCTCGTCGGATCTGTTTGACTTTAGCAGCTATGAAAAACAACgagtaacatttttaatgaaccaCGTGCCTGTCTCTTAAACAATACATCTATGTACAACTATATTTAGTATACTTTCATTCAGACTCAAAGGTCTTATAATTAGTGATGATCAAGgggacaaaaataaaacatttttaccttTCTTGACGCATTTGTAGAGCTTTTTGCTTAGTTTACGCGACGCAAGCGGGTTTGCGATTGGGTTTATATTAGCTAATAATTCTTGATATGATTTTTCTGTTCCCCCTGTCTCCTCTTCACCGGTTTTCTCTTTCTTTACCTTAGTCATTTTTCGACAAAATATGTGAAAGTTATTATTAAGAGATTAACGTCAGCGCGATTTTGTGTTGCAGGAGAAAACACACGTGCAGTGAATCTGAACGTATTTCCGGTGTTTTTTCACCACTCCGGCGGCATGTAGTGTGAGTTAAGTTTGGAAACACTGACCCCTAGTGCacagaatgaacaaatgatgagaTTTTATTCAGTCAAGACCTCTGCCTCGCACACATACACTCAAAACTAATCGTTTTCATTATTTACAAAGAATACATCTGTAAAAACCTtagtttaaatgaaaatgtaaatagcatacagttaaaaaaaagtaaactatcagggcaaaatattacaaacaaaataaatacatataaatatttttgaattttatcTCCCAAATAACATTGTTCAATTCCACTTTGGATACATATATATCTCATGTGCATTTCTCCCCTCTAAAAGAGAAAACTAGCATTTGTTTTTGGGTAAATGGTGGCCTATAACACTTACTTGACATTCAACAACAGCCAATGACTTTCTGGGaacattacaataatgttctatatgttaacatgaactaaccattaCCAACACttttactgcatttattaatattgagttaacattaaaatattgcaTTATGAACTATATATGAATTAGAATgaatagtatgttttttaatgaacattAACCAAGATCAATAAATGCCGTAAACATGACTGATGCCTACTTCATTAATTATTGTTAAACATATAGaaacttattataaagtgttagtAACTTTCTAATTAAATACTGCTCCAAAACTACTAATCACTT is a window encoding:
- the nhp2 gene encoding H/ACA ribonucleoprotein complex subunit 2-like protein encodes the protein MTKVKKEKTGEEETGGTEKSYQELLANINPIANPLASRKLSKKLYKCVKKAAKVKQIRRGVKEVQKFINKGETGIVVFAGDTLPIEVYCHLPIMCEDRSLPYAYVPSKVDLGSSAGSKRPTCVIMIKPHDEYKEAYDECLEEVTSLPKPI